The following coding sequences lie in one Miscanthus floridulus cultivar M001 chromosome 9, ASM1932011v1, whole genome shotgun sequence genomic window:
- the LOC136483627 gene encoding peroxisome biogenesis protein 2-like isoform X4, producing MPQVESATASEGPTPPQDAWVVEFHRLLPRWESLRDSSKVIIPISISRVNQFDAARLDVEMSAMLKEQLLKVFSLVKPGLLFQYEPELDAFLEFLIWRFSIWVDKPTPGNALMNLRYRDERAAPITGKEVN from the exons ATGCCCCAGGTTGAGTCGGCCACTGCCTCGGAGGGGCCGACGCCGCCGCAGGACGCATGGGTCGTTGAGTTCCACCGTCTCCTCCCACGGTGGGAGTCACTGCGCGATTCCTCAAAG GTCATTATCCCGATTTCAATATCTAGGGTCAACCAGTTTGATGCTGCAAGGCTAGATGTTGAGATGTCTGCCATGTTGAAAGAGCAGCTACTCAAGGTGTTCTCCTTGGTGAAG CCAGGACTCTTGTTCCAATACGAGCCTGAACTTGATGCTTTCCTTGAGTTCCTCATCTGGAGGTTCTCAATTTGGGTTGACAAGCCAACCCCAGGCAATGCATTGATGAACCTGAGGTATAGAGATGAGCGGGCAGCACCCATCACTGGAAAAGAAG TGAATTAA
- the LOC136483627 gene encoding peroxisome biogenesis protein 2-like isoform X3, with amino-acid sequence MPQVESATASEGPTPPQDAWVVEFHRLLPRWESLRDSSKVIIPISISRVNQFDAARLDVEMSAMLKEQLLKVFSLVKPGLLFQYEPELDAFLEFLIWRFSIWVDKPTPGNALMNLRYRDERAAPITGKEGHRR; translated from the exons ATGCCCCAGGTTGAGTCGGCCACTGCCTCGGAGGGGCCGACGCCGCCGCAGGACGCATGGGTCGTTGAGTTCCACCGTCTCCTCCCACGGTGGGAGTCACTGCGCGATTCCTCAAAG GTCATTATCCCGATTTCAATATCTAGGGTCAACCAGTTTGATGCTGCAAGGCTAGATGTTGAGATGTCTGCCATGTTGAAAGAGCAGCTACTCAAGGTGTTCTCCTTGGTGAAG CCAGGACTCTTGTTCCAATACGAGCCTGAACTTGATGCTTTCCTTGAGTTCCTCATCTGGAGGTTCTCAATTTGGGTTGACAAGCCAACCCCAGGCAATGCATTGATGAACCTGAGGTATAGAGATGAGCGGGCAGCACCCATCACTGGAAAAGAAG
- the LOC136483627 gene encoding peroxisome biogenesis protein 2-like isoform X1, whose product MPQVESATASEGPTPPQDAWVVEFHRLLPRWESLRDSSKVIIPISISRVNQFDAARLDVEMSAMLKEQLLKVFSLVKPGLLFQYEPELDAFLEFLIWRFSIWVDKPTPGNALMNLRYRDERAAPITGKEVRTGLEGPGLSVYQKIFYCISFVGGQYIWSRLQSFSAFRRWGDSEQGTAGDISSPRGEDQEDRVS is encoded by the exons ATGCCCCAGGTTGAGTCGGCCACTGCCTCGGAGGGGCCGACGCCGCCGCAGGACGCATGGGTCGTTGAGTTCCACCGTCTCCTCCCACGGTGGGAGTCACTGCGCGATTCCTCAAAG GTCATTATCCCGATTTCAATATCTAGGGTCAACCAGTTTGATGCTGCAAGGCTAGATGTTGAGATGTCTGCCATGTTGAAAGAGCAGCTACTCAAGGTGTTCTCCTTGGTGAAG CCAGGACTCTTGTTCCAATACGAGCCTGAACTTGATGCTTTCCTTGAGTTCCTCATCTGGAGGTTCTCAATTTGGGTTGACAAGCCAACCCCAGGCAATGCATTGATGAACCTGAGGTATAGAGATGAGCGGGCAGCACCCATCACTGGAAAAGAAG TTAGAACAGGTTTGGAAGGACCTGGGCTCTCTGTTTATCAAAAGATCTTTTATTGTATTAGCTTTGTTGGTGGCCAATATATATGGTCACGACTACAGTCTTTTTCTGCTTTTCGTCGATGGGGCGATTCTGAACAG